The Pseudomonas moraviensis genome contains the following window.
CCAAAAGCTCGGCGTCGGCGTGCTGTTGGCCATGGTGCCGCTGGTCATGTGCGCAGGGTTCATCGGCCTGATTTTTGCGCCCAGCTTCGGCCTGATCGCCGCGCTGATGATCGTGCGTCGCATCGGAGAGTACGCCTTCGTGCGCCCAGGCCGGGAGATGCTGTTTGCCCCGCTCGATGCCGAAAGCAAGTACAAGGCGAAGAACGTCATCGACACCGTGGTCTACCGCGCCGGCGACGCCATCAGTGCCTGGGCGAAAAGCGCGCTGGACGCCCTCGGCCAAGGTGCAGGCATGGCAGCGCTGGTCGGCGCGCTGTGTGCACTGCTATGGGGTCTGCTGGGTTGGCGGCTCGGCGACCGGGCGGACCGACAATCCAGTGCGTCGGCAGCGCGGCAAACCCCCGCGTAACGCAGTCAAGTCGACAGATAAGGATTTTTCTCGAAAATATTAGCCGTTCAGCTAGCCCGGCTCCGCAGATTGACTGACGGTTGACCGCTTCACCAGGGAACTGCCGGTGCCAGGCATCGTCCGAGCTTAAGCGTTTAAGCAAACTGCTCGCCACGAGGTTTCCGTTTGAAAGCTGCCATCGTCAAAAAATACCGTCTGATCATCAAGACCCTCGGCTACGTGGGCTGGTCCTTGTTCTGGTTGCTGCTCTGGGACATCGCCGTCACCGTGGATTTCATGCTGTTTCTCAACGCCAAGCTGAATCTGCCGCTGATGCCGCTGACCTTGCTCGGTTCAGCGTTGATCGTGTTGATCAGTTTTCGCAACAGCAGTGCCTACAACCGCTGGTGGGAAGCCCGAACGCTGTGGGGCTCGATGATCAACAATTCCCGCAGCTTCGCCCGGCAGGTGCTGACGCTGCTGGACGATGCGGGTGGCGAGGTGAATCCGGTCAAATCCACGCTGTTGCGCCGCCACGTCGCTTACGTCAATTGCCTTGCCGCGCATCTGCAAGGTCAGCCTTGTCCTGACGAGGTGCGGGCGTTTATTCCCGCCGAAGAGTTTGCCCGCAGTGGCACAACCAATAACTTTGCCAACGATATCCTCACCGGCTCGGCGACGTTACTCGCCAAGGAATACAAGGCCGGGCATCTGGACAGTATTCGCCTGGCGCGACTTGAGTCGACGCTGGTGGACCTGTCCAACAGCCAGGGCGGCATGGAGCGGATCGCCAACACGCCGCTGCCCTACCCTTACGTGTATTTTCCACGGCTGTTCATTTCGCTGTTCTGCCTGATCGTACCGGTGGGACTGGTTGAATCTTTGGGCTGGTTCACGCCCCTGGCGTCGACCGTGGTCGGGTTCATGCTGCTGGCCATCGAACGCATCGGCACCGATCTGCAAAGCCCGTTCCGCCACAGCGAACACCAGATTCAAATGGAAGCGCTGTGCGAAACCATTGAAAAGAACTTGCAGTCGATGCAGCGTGATTCCTTGGGTGATGTGCGCAGGCTTGAAGAGCCCGCTTGAGGCGCTGCTTTAGCCGCAGCGCTTTTCATCGGATGCAGAGCGATTATTGATAAGTGTCCGCCTCCTCGGCGGGGTAAAACTCACCCTGCTTGCCCAGTTCTTCCAGTCGTTCGCGCGCGATCACTTCAACGCGAGCCACTGCGG
Protein-coding sequences here:
- a CDS encoding bestrophin family protein; translation: MKAAIVKKYRLIIKTLGYVGWSLFWLLLWDIAVTVDFMLFLNAKLNLPLMPLTLLGSALIVLISFRNSSAYNRWWEARTLWGSMINNSRSFARQVLTLLDDAGGEVNPVKSTLLRRHVAYVNCLAAHLQGQPCPDEVRAFIPAEEFARSGTTNNFANDILTGSATLLAKEYKAGHLDSIRLARLESTLVDLSNSQGGMERIANTPLPYPYVYFPRLFISLFCLIVPVGLVESLGWFTPLASTVVGFMLLAIERIGTDLQSPFRHSEHQIQMEALCETIEKNLQSMQRDSLGDVRRLEEPA